DNA from Terriglobus tenax:
ACACAACTTTTCCGTTATGAATGGTCAGCTCGCAGATCAGCTTCTTGGTGCCGGGGAACACCGTGTTATTCATATCGACAAAGCCAAACTTGCCGTTGTCGACACGCAGCACCGCAATATCGGCTGGCGAACCTTCTGTAAGGTTCCCGAGTTCCGGGTGCTGAATTTCTTTTGCAGGATTCGAGGTCATTTCCTTCACGACCTCCTGCAGGGGCAGGCCGAGGGCGATCATCTTATCAGCAACATTCAGCTCGTCTTTCATTCCGGCATTCATGCTGGTGATGTGAATGTCGGTCGAAATGGAGTCGGGAATGAAACCCTGCTTGACCAGGGGCTGCGCGACGGTCCAGTTGAAGCTGCCACCCCCGTGGCCTACGTCAAAATAGATGCCGCGCTTGCGGCCAATCTCAAGAGCCGCGCTTGCCTTGCCGGTCTTCGGATCCTGCTCATTGCGCAGGCCAGAGTACATGTGCGTGTAGATATCGCCGGGGCGCAGTACCTTCGACAGCAGGTCATAGAGCGGACGCTCTGTGCGATTCGCGCCGTAGTCGATCATGACCGGAATCTTCGCGATAGTACCGGCACGCACGGCCTGCTCATAAGGCTTCCATTCGGGGCCTTCAAAGTGAGCACTCTTGATGCCGACGATCAGGCCGGGGTACTTCATGGCCACCTTTGCGGTGGCTTCCCCGTCCATGTCGTCCAGGTTCTGCTCAAAGCCGGGGCGCATACCTGCGCCAACAATGTTCAGCATGGCCAGAACGCGGGTGTTGGAACGATCAATGACGCGCTGCTTGAAGTCCTCAAAACTACGCCAGCCCGAGCTGCCTGCATCGACAACGGTGGTCACACCAACGCGGAAGGTAAAGCCGTCCGGATACAGGCTGTTGTCGCCGGCATAGGAGTCGCGCTCGCCGGTACCGGCATAGGCGTGAACGTGGATGTCAATCAGGCCGGGCGTCACATACAGGCCAGTGGCATCGACCGCCTTCACCGCTTCAGACGCGGCAATGGACTTTGCGACCTTTGCCACCTTGCCGTCGAGCACGGCAATATCCATCACACCGTCAATGCCGTTCTTCGGGTCAATGACATGACCATGCTGCAGAACCAGATCATAGTGCTGCGCATTTGCAGCCGTTACGCAGGATGCGAGCACGAGAAGAGACTTAAACAGAAAGCGATTGCGCAAAATCCTGTACCGCCTGAACGTGGAGTTCCACGATTCTTCCTCCCGTTCATCGTCCTGTCATCGGCAGTTTGCCCCGCATTAATGTAAGACATTGGGCCTACTTCGCAAGTCATATCCGCCCGTATGCTTTTAGTCCAAATGGTCAGTATGGGGAAGGTCTACAAGCTTCGTTTCTTTCTTGCGTTTTTGCTGTTCTCGCTCAGCGCGATTGCCTTCCTTGACCGCACAAATATCTCGATTGCCGGACTGCAGATCAGCGAAGAGTTTGGCCTGGGATACCAGCGGCTTGGACTGATCTTCAGCGCGTTTCTGATCGGCTATGCCGGTTTTCAGATTCCGGCGGGCTGGCTGGCGGCACGCTTTGGTCCGCGCCGTGTGCTGGCGCTGGGCACGCTGTGGTGGGGCATCGCAACACTGCTGGTTGCCATCCTTCCCACCGGTATTCCCGGGGCATTGTTCTTCCTGATTGCGATCCGCCTGCTGCTGGGCGCGGGTGAAGCGGTGGTATATCCGGCGGCGAACCAGTTTGTCGCACAGTGGATACCCATCCGCGAGCGCGGCATCATCAACGGTCTTATCTTTGCCGGTGTGGGTGCGGGCAGCGGGCTTACACCTCCCTTGTTGAACTGGATCATTTCGCACGACGGCTGGCGTGCCGCTTTCTACTTCAGCGCCCTGATGGGCGCAGGCATTGGCCTGGTGTGGTGGCTGGCCTCGCGCGATACACCGAACGAGCACCCCTCGCTGTCGATGACCGAGCTGCAGGAGATAGAAGTCGGCCTCTCCATGAACCAGGAGCGCGCACTCCACAATGGCAACGGTCAGGAGAAAACCTCGTTGTCGTGGAAAGAACTCTTCAGCCGCCGCGATCTGCCCGCGCTGATGATGGGCTACTTCTGTTTCGGCTATGTGTCGTGGATCTACTTCAGCTGGTTCTTCCTGTACATGGCAAAAGTCCGCGGGTTTGACCTGAAGGCCAGTGCGCAGATTTCCATGCTCCCCTTCCTGTCGATGACGCTGTGCTGCCTGGCTGGCGGCGCCGCCAGCGACTGGCTGTCGAGCAGAAAGAGCCTTCGTATTGGCCGCTGCTACCTGGCCACCGGAGCGCTGTTTCTTACCGGCCTCTTTCTTCTGTTTGGATCGCGTGCCAAGAGCCCGGTGGTGGCCGGCGTCATCCTCGCCTTCGGTGCCGGAGCGCTGTACATTTCGCAAAGCTCCTTCTGGTCGGCGTCCAACGATATCGCCGGCCGCCGGTCGGGCATGTTCTCCTCTATCGTGAACATGGGAGGCCAGTTAGGCGGCGCCGTGACCGCTTCCCTAACCCCCTGGATTGCACAGAACTTCGGCTGGACGGTCTCTTTTGCCGTGGCTGCGGGATTCGCGGTGCTGGGTGGTATCTGCTGGCTTTTCGTGCACCCAGAGCACCCGCTGGTGCCCGCGAAACAGGAAGAATCAGTCAACGTCGCCTAACGATACATTTGCGAAGTTTGCCAAGATGTGATGCCGTAATAGCAGGCATCCATGCGCTACCGCTGTAGTTTTTGGCCACTGCTGGCTACCTTCGTCTGCTTTGTGTCTGCCGTGTTGCAGGCCCAGCCCCCAGTTGCGTCTATCCGCCTTGCGGATTACCAGAAGCAGGAGTGGCAGGTTGAAGATGGCCTGCCGGAAAGCAACGTCCGCATGGTGGCGCAGCGCAGTGATGGCGTGCTGCTGCTGGCGACTTTCTCTGGCGTCTCCACCTTTGATGGGCAGAATTTTCAACGGCTGACCATGCCGAATGCGGCGACGATGAATATTGACGCCGTCAACGCCGTTCTTCCGGGCATGCATGACGATCTCTGGATCGGTACCGATGGTGCCGGCGTCATCCATCAGACCGCGAGCGGCGCCGTCAATATCAGCAGTGCCGCAGGGCATGAGAACGAGCGCATCCGCACCATGTGCTTTGATCGCGACGGCACCCTGTGGATTGCGACGCAGTATGGCATCGAGCGCTATCACCATGAAAAGCTTGAGACCGTGTCCGGTACCGGCATTATTGGCGGTGATATCACGACCGTATTCGCCGAAGATCTGCATGGCGGAATGTACTTCGTCACATCGGCCGGACTGTTTCACTGGATCGGCGGAAAGCTGACACGCATGGCAACACCCGCGGAGTATGGCGAGCCTGTGGCAGTGTATCGCGACCGCGCATCGCACCTGTGGGTTGGCACCATGCATGCCGTATTGGAAGTGACAGAGCGCAGCGGACATGAAGTTTCCTTCACCGGACGGATGAGAGTGCCGACCCAGGTCACCCTTCTGACCAGCGACCGTCAGAACAATCTATGGATCGGCACCAAGGGCAGTGGGCTTTTCCGCTGGAATGCGGAAGGAGCTTCCGGCTGGTCCACCAAGGACGGCCTTCCGGATGACACCGTGCGCACGCTGTTTGTGGATGATGAAGATAACCTGTGGATCGGCGGGCTGACCGGCGGACTTAGCCGCTGGCGGCGTGCCCCTTTCGCCATGCTGCAGGCACCGGGCTTCAAGCCCTCTTACTCTGCGGTAGCGTTTGGAGACAGCAAAGGTGACCTCTGGCTGGGCACATGGGGACAGGGCGTTTTTCGCCAGCATGATGGCGTTATTACAGCGGTCAATATTCCCGGCATGCCCATTAAAACGCCGATACGCACCATTGCGGAAGACAAGCACGGGCGCATCTGGGTTGGCACATGGTTTGACGGCATCTATTCCTTCAATGGAGAGACCTGGAACCACCACAAGCTTGGCATCGAGTCGCCGGTCAATGCCGTCAGCGTGCTGCATTCTGACAACAGCGGAGGCTTATGGGTGGGCACCTACACCGGGCTTCGATACTTCCGGAATGGCATTCCTTCCAGCAGCGACGGCGAGACCTATCTCCCCAGCAAACTGATTACCGACCTGCTGGAAGATAAAGATGGCTCCATGCTGGCCGCCACCAGCACGGGCCTGTACCGCATTTCCGGTGGACAGACGCAGATGATCCGGGATGTTCCGCATCCTTATGTCCTCTCCCTTTCGTCAGACTCGCATGGCAACGTGTGGGCAGGGTCACGCACCGGGGGGCTTTCCCGCATTCTAGGCGATGTTGCCATTCCACTGCCCAGCGATTCCGGTCTGCCCACCATGCCCGTCTACAACATGCTTGAGGACGAGCATGGTCATCTGTGGCTGGGAACCTCGCGCGGCATCGTCCGCCTGCTGGCAGCGGAATTGAATGATCTTTCCGTGGGAAGGATCTCCCGCATATCGTCCGTCCTGTTCGTCAAGCAGGATGGCATGCCGTCCAGCGACTGCAGCGGCCCATCCAGGCCTTCCGCCGCGCTGCTGCCAAACGGCGTTCTGTACTTTGCCACCAGCAAGGGCTTCGCCCGGACGACTCCCTTTGCGGAGAGCGCTTCCATTACGCCTCCGAATGCGAAGATCATCGGCTGGACCTTCGGCAATGACACGGGATCGGAGTCCCTTGTCACGGGTGACCGCATCATCATTGATGCATCCGAGAGCGAGGTCAACTTTCGTTTCGATGCGCATCGTCTCAGCAATCCAGCGCAGACAGAGTTTCGTTACCGTCTCACGGGATACGATTCCGGCTGGGTAACCACTCACTCGCGTTATGCGCGATACCGGCGCATTCCCCCGGGGACCTATACCTTCGAGGTGCAGGCGCGTGTCGGCGGTGATCCCTGGATGACTCCGGTGGCGGCGATCAGCGTGCGGCAGAAGCCTCACTTCTACTCCACCTACACCTTCTACCTGCTGGTGGCCATGATTGTGTTCGCCCTGGGAGCGCATCTGTACTCTCGCAGAATCCGCCGTGTGAAAGGCAACATGGGCATTGTTCTGGAAGAACGCAACCGCATTGCCCGCGAGTGCCATGACACGCTGATGGCGGGTTTTGCGGCAATCAGCTGGCAACTGGAGACGGCATCGCGCACGCTGGAGAAAGAATCCGTCTCCCTGACCGAAGCCCGGCACGCGTGCGATATGGCCCGTAGCATGGTCTCTCACTGCCAGGCCGAGGCGCGCCGCATTATCTGGGATCTGCGCGACACGGATGAGGTGACCGGCGTGCTGTCGCAGGCGCTCTCCAAAGCCATCAGCTCACACTACAAGCGCGACGATGTGGAAACCCGCATGGCGGTGGAGGGACGGGAAATTCTGCTGCCTCCCGCATCTGTCCATCACCTTGTCTGCATTGGGCAGGAGGCTGTCTCCAATGCTCTACGGCATGGCCAGCCCAAGTCTATCCTTGTGCATTTACGGTATGATGAAACCGCACTGAAAATGGTGATTCACGACGACGGCGTTGGCTTTCCCCAGGACCGCACCGGGACCCGCCGCGGGCACTTCGGTCTGCTCGTGATGGAAGAGCGTGCGCGCAAGATCGGCGGCCGTTTCTACCTGGAAAGCGCACTCAACCGCGGCACAGAGATATCCGTGATTCTTCCTTATGATTCGCCAGATCCGGCACGCCGTTCCTCTGACCCTGATGTCATCCGGTGGATTGGCCTATGAACCCTATCCGCGTCATCCTGATCGAGGACCACTTTCTGGCGCGCATGGCGCTGCACTCGGTGCTATCGACCAACGCAAACATCAAGGTGATTGGCGAGGCCAGCGACGGCCAGCAAGGCATTGATCTTTACCGCCAACTCACGCCGGACGTTGTGCTGCTCGACCTGCGTATGCCGCGTGTCAGCGGTTTCGAAGTGCTGCAGCAGATTCGCAAGGAGTTCCCAAACGCGCGATGTATCATCCTCTCCTCCTATCGTGGCAGTGAGGACATCTATCGCGCCGTGCGAGGCGGAGCGATGGGCTACCTGACCAAAGATGCCTCAGGAGAAGAGGTTACCAACGCCGTGCTCACCGTCAGCCGCGGCCTCCGCTACATCCCCAAAGAGATCCTGCATCGCCTGGCCGAGCGTATGCCCTCGGTCGATCTGACACCACGCGAGAGCGAAGTGCTGACCTGCATTACCCAGGGCCTGTCCAACCGAGAGATCGCCGAAGAACTTGGCATTGCGGAGAAGACAGTCCGCATCCACGTCAGCTCGATCCTGGAAAAGATGGGTGCACGCGATCGAACACAAGCCACCATCTATGCCCTGCAGCGCGGGCTCGTGGATCTGTCCTGAAAAAGACAGGCTGCCGCAGCGCCCCGAGCGAAAACGAAGAATCCCGACTACACCCTCCAACGGGTGAAAGGAATTCTGAGGTAGAAGGTGCTGATCCGCTCTGACATCTGCCGCGCAATCGAGAACAAAATGATGGTGTCGATCAGCGGCAGCCCGAATAACGGGAAATGGATTCCAGTATGCCGTTCTGTCACAATAAATCGGACTTCTTTTGTCGTATATTGAAGCAAGCACATAAATACGAATGGGCCACCGCGGCAAACTTTTGGCGAAGCTCCGCGGCGACCCATGATGACGACGACCCAACGGGTGGGCCGGCGCGTCTTTCATCATAGACGTGCGCGGCGTGCCTTTGGTCTCTCGGAAAGGTACGACGATGAAAAGAAGCATGATGTGGGCAGCGCTGTGGCGCCGCTCAATGCGGTTTGGGGCCGGAGGGCTGCTGTTTACAGCAGCTTCCATGCTGGCTCAAAGTGCTGTGGACTGCAGCGGCCCGGTTCAGACGGTGATCGGACGCGTAACCGATACGCAGCAGGCGGCGCTTCCAAATGCCGAACTTGTCGCCAGTTGCGGAACTCATACACATACAGTGCAAACCGATGCTGAAGGTGCATACCGCCTGCAGCTGGAGCCGGGTGCGTGGTCGGTGCTGGTGAAGTCCGCGGGTTTTACTCCAGCCACAAATACGTTGCATGTACAGCCAGGCATGCGGGAGGTAGCGGACGTACAACTCGCCGTCGCCCAGGAGAACCAGAACATCACCGTAACGGCCGAAGTGGGGCTGCTAGCGACCAGCGCAGAGTCTGCCTCGAAGAGCGACACTCCTATTCTGCAGCAGCCGTTTGCCATCCAGACGGTGACACTGCAGCAGTTGCAACAGCAGAATGTGCAGAGCCTGAACCAGGCGCTGAAGTATACGGCAGGCGCCACTCCGGAGATGTATGGTCCTGATCCACGTGGAGACTGGTTCCTGATTCGCGGAAATCCTGCGGATGTTTATCTTGATGGCATCCGTGTACCGCAGGCGGTGAACTCTCCTAATAGTTTTGCCGCAGTGCAGGTGGACTTCAACGATGTGTCGCGTGTTGAGATACTGGAAGGCCCGAGCAGCACGCTCTATGGCCAGAGCAACATCGGCGGCATTGTGGACGCCGTCAGCAAGCAGCCGACGACGCTTCCACATCGTTCTGTACAGATCCAGGGAGGCAACTTCGATCGCCTGCAGGGTGGAGGGGACTTCAGCGGTCCGCTGAACCGTTCTGCCAGCCTGCTCTACAGCATCAACGGCATTGCCCGCACCAGTCACACGTATGTGTACGGAGCGAAAGATGACCGCTTCACGCTGAATCCGACGTTGCAGTGGAATATAACGCCAAAGTTTTCAGCAAATGTATTTGGCAAATACTTCCATGGCGATGCGGGTACCGCCGCGGTCTTCCTGCCGAGGTCTGGAACGCTCTACGCAAACCCTTCCCTCGGTTATCTTCCAACCTGGTTCAATACCGGCGACCCGGCGACAGACCGTTACCGTAAGCGGCAATACATGACTGGCTATGGGCTGGAGTATCGCAGCAACAAACTGTACCTGAAACACACCACGCGTTATGTACACGGCAACATCCTCTACCAGGGCGTGTACAGCGCCGCAGCATTTCTGGATGCGGCACAGACACAGCTGGCGCGTGTGAACTTCCTTTCCAAGCCCGTGCTGAATGCACTGCAGAGCGATGTGCATGCGCGTACCCATGTTCAGACAGGAAAGATCCGGCACACGTTGATTGGCGGCAGCGACTTCCAATGGCAGAAGTATCTGAACCGGCAGGGAGGCGTGGTGGATCTGACGCAGACGCTGAATCTACGCAACCCGGTCTACGGTACGCCGAAAACTACGCCTACCATTACCACCGCCACGAATGCTGAGCAGTTCCAGGGCGGACTGTATGGCCAGGACGAACTCATTCTTGGCGGATGGACGGTCGCCCTTGGTGGACGATACGACCAGACCGCGCAGGAGACCATCACCTTCGGCACGAACGGTTCTCTCACTTCGGTTGGACAGCGTCCTCATGCCTTCACAGGCCACGCGGGCATTTCTTATCACATGCATGGGCTCGCTCCCTATGCCAGTTATTCCACATCATTTCTACCAACTGTTGGACAAGACTGGCAGGGCAGGCCCTTTGTGCCTACACGCGGAAGCAGCTATGAAGGCGGCTTGAAGTACCAGCTGCCGCAACATCTCGGCATGGTCACCTTCTCTGCGTTCAGCATGACGCAGGACAACCGGACAACAACCGACCCGGACCACCCTCTGTTTCAGCGACAGACGGGCCAGGTACGCACCATCGGCGAAGAGCTGCAGGCAAACTTCATCGTCATCCGCTCTCTGGATGTGAGCTTCAACTACACCCACGTGAACCCGGTTGTCACACGGAGCGATGGTTCTACCCCTGGCAGCACGGGAGTGGATTATCACAAGATGCTCTCTCCGCTGGCCAAGGACTCCCTGGGCCTATGGACGCATTACACGGTACGGCGCACCTTGATGACAGGTTTTGGATTCGGCGGAGGCTATCGGTACCAGGGGCCCAAGTGGGGAGACCAGGCGAACACCTTCCAGACGCCGGGCTATTCCCTGTTTGACGGAACGCTGGATTACACCATGGAGCGCTGGCGGTTTGCGATCAACAGCAGCAACCTCCTGAACAAACGCTATGTTGCAGCCTGCAGCACCACCACAAACTGCTACTACGGAGGAACGCGCAGTGCCATTGCAAGCGTCAACTTCTCCTTCTAACGTGACAGCGCCACCAGCCGCGAAATCTGCGAACTGGTGGCGTTCGCCACAGCGTGTGTGGCTGCGGCAAGCGATCTTTCAGGTACATCTGTGGCTTGGCATTCTTATTGCCCTGTATACCGTGATCATCGGTATCAGCGGCAGCATTCTCGTATTTCGCGATGAGATTGGCGATGCCATGTACGGCAACGCAACCCATGTAACGCCAGTCCAGAGAACCATCACGATTGATGCCGCGGTGAAGAAGATTAC
Protein-coding regions in this window:
- a CDS encoding amidohydrolase/deacetylase family metallohydrolase, producing the protein MLASCVTAANAQHYDLVLQHGHVIDPKNGIDGVMDIAVLDGKVAKVAKSIAASEAVKAVDATGLYVTPGLIDIHVHAYAGTGERDSYAGDNSLYPDGFTFRVGVTTVVDAGSSGWRSFEDFKQRVIDRSNTRVLAMLNIVGAGMRPGFEQNLDDMDGEATAKVAMKYPGLIVGIKSAHFEGPEWKPYEQAVRAGTIAKIPVMIDYGANRTERPLYDLLSKVLRPGDIYTHMYSGLRNEQDPKTGKASAALEIGRKRGIYFDVGHGGGSFNWTVAQPLVKQGFIPDSISTDIHITSMNAGMKDELNVADKMIALGLPLQEVVKEMTSNPAKEIQHPELGNLTEGSPADIAVLRVDNGKFGFVDMNNTVFPGTKKLICELTIHNGKVVYDLNGLTADPWNGKTVSPAEAKRFTTMHVRPEKPSVAH
- a CDS encoding MFS transporter, translated to MLLVQMVSMGKVYKLRFFLAFLLFSLSAIAFLDRTNISIAGLQISEEFGLGYQRLGLIFSAFLIGYAGFQIPAGWLAARFGPRRVLALGTLWWGIATLLVAILPTGIPGALFFLIAIRLLLGAGEAVVYPAANQFVAQWIPIRERGIINGLIFAGVGAGSGLTPPLLNWIISHDGWRAAFYFSALMGAGIGLVWWLASRDTPNEHPSLSMTELQEIEVGLSMNQERALHNGNGQEKTSLSWKELFSRRDLPALMMGYFCFGYVSWIYFSWFFLYMAKVRGFDLKASAQISMLPFLSMTLCCLAGGAASDWLSSRKSLRIGRCYLATGALFLTGLFLLFGSRAKSPVVAGVILAFGAGALYISQSSFWSASNDIAGRRSGMFSSIVNMGGQLGGAVTASLTPWIAQNFGWTVSFAVAAGFAVLGGICWLFVHPEHPLVPAKQEESVNVA
- a CDS encoding sensor histidine kinase codes for the protein MRYRCSFWPLLATFVCFVSAVLQAQPPVASIRLADYQKQEWQVEDGLPESNVRMVAQRSDGVLLLATFSGVSTFDGQNFQRLTMPNAATMNIDAVNAVLPGMHDDLWIGTDGAGVIHQTASGAVNISSAAGHENERIRTMCFDRDGTLWIATQYGIERYHHEKLETVSGTGIIGGDITTVFAEDLHGGMYFVTSAGLFHWIGGKLTRMATPAEYGEPVAVYRDRASHLWVGTMHAVLEVTERSGHEVSFTGRMRVPTQVTLLTSDRQNNLWIGTKGSGLFRWNAEGASGWSTKDGLPDDTVRTLFVDDEDNLWIGGLTGGLSRWRRAPFAMLQAPGFKPSYSAVAFGDSKGDLWLGTWGQGVFRQHDGVITAVNIPGMPIKTPIRTIAEDKHGRIWVGTWFDGIYSFNGETWNHHKLGIESPVNAVSVLHSDNSGGLWVGTYTGLRYFRNGIPSSSDGETYLPSKLITDLLEDKDGSMLAATSTGLYRISGGQTQMIRDVPHPYVLSLSSDSHGNVWAGSRTGGLSRILGDVAIPLPSDSGLPTMPVYNMLEDEHGHLWLGTSRGIVRLLAAELNDLSVGRISRISSVLFVKQDGMPSSDCSGPSRPSAALLPNGVLYFATSKGFARTTPFAESASITPPNAKIIGWTFGNDTGSESLVTGDRIIIDASESEVNFRFDAHRLSNPAQTEFRYRLTGYDSGWVTTHSRYARYRRIPPGTYTFEVQARVGGDPWMTPVAAISVRQKPHFYSTYTFYLLVAMIVFALGAHLYSRRIRRVKGNMGIVLEERNRIARECHDTLMAGFAAISWQLETASRTLEKESVSLTEARHACDMARSMVSHCQAEARRIIWDLRDTDEVTGVLSQALSKAISSHYKRDDVETRMAVEGREILLPPASVHHLVCIGQEAVSNALRHGQPKSILVHLRYDETALKMVIHDDGVGFPQDRTGTRRGHFGLLVMEERARKIGGRFYLESALNRGTEISVILPYDSPDPARRSSDPDVIRWIGL
- a CDS encoding response regulator, whose translation is MNPIRVILIEDHFLARMALHSVLSTNANIKVIGEASDGQQGIDLYRQLTPDVVLLDLRMPRVSGFEVLQQIRKEFPNARCIILSSYRGSEDIYRAVRGGAMGYLTKDASGEEVTNAVLTVSRGLRYIPKEILHRLAERMPSVDLTPRESEVLTCITQGLSNREIAEELGIAEKTVRIHVSSILEKMGARDRTQATIYALQRGLVDLS
- a CDS encoding TonB-dependent siderophore receptor, producing the protein MMWAALWRRSMRFGAGGLLFTAASMLAQSAVDCSGPVQTVIGRVTDTQQAALPNAELVASCGTHTHTVQTDAEGAYRLQLEPGAWSVLVKSAGFTPATNTLHVQPGMREVADVQLAVAQENQNITVTAEVGLLATSAESASKSDTPILQQPFAIQTVTLQQLQQQNVQSLNQALKYTAGATPEMYGPDPRGDWFLIRGNPADVYLDGIRVPQAVNSPNSFAAVQVDFNDVSRVEILEGPSSTLYGQSNIGGIVDAVSKQPTTLPHRSVQIQGGNFDRLQGGGDFSGPLNRSASLLYSINGIARTSHTYVYGAKDDRFTLNPTLQWNITPKFSANVFGKYFHGDAGTAAVFLPRSGTLYANPSLGYLPTWFNTGDPATDRYRKRQYMTGYGLEYRSNKLYLKHTTRYVHGNILYQGVYSAAAFLDAAQTQLARVNFLSKPVLNALQSDVHARTHVQTGKIRHTLIGGSDFQWQKYLNRQGGVVDLTQTLNLRNPVYGTPKTTPTITTATNAEQFQGGLYGQDELILGGWTVALGGRYDQTAQETITFGTNGSLTSVGQRPHAFTGHAGISYHMHGLAPYASYSTSFLPTVGQDWQGRPFVPTRGSSYEGGLKYQLPQHLGMVTFSAFSMTQDNRTTTDPDHPLFQRQTGQVRTIGEELQANFIVIRSLDVSFNYTHVNPVVTRSDGSTPGSTGVDYHKMLSPLAKDSLGLWTHYTVRRTLMTGFGFGGGYRYQGPKWGDQANTFQTPGYSLFDGTLDYTMERWRFAINSSNLLNKRYVAACSTTTNCYYGGTRSAIASVNFSF